Genomic DNA from Salvia miltiorrhiza cultivar Shanhuang (shh) chromosome 1, IMPLAD_Smil_shh, whole genome shotgun sequence:
tgaaaatatttgatttaaaatgtaaaaattaaatttgtttaaatattaaagttttataaatttatctctcctctctcatcttttttgaataaatatatattcttaattctttttaattagtaatttattttgattttttaacttatttttttgtctttgtttttcataatatcaaattttataattatgaattcttttttatttttttcagcattcaattcaaatatattcaattaaaatgttttgcacgggatgcaaatgctagtttatttGGAAATAGTGATTTTTGTATCCTGCAAGGCACATAAGAGGCTTGGGAGGCAGGACAGATATACCTTTAACATCTCAAATAATTCCAAACCTATAATCTAGAACTTGCAAATTTTCAAACTTTAAACATATATGAACACATACAAATCAACTTAAAAATAATCGATCTTTGGTTAATCCGGCCTCTCGTATGGATGTCCGGCGGAAAACGCAATATCATTGTATAAGCCAACAACTGATCAATTTATCTGTATGTGTACctatatgtttatatatattgttaatGGAAATGACTAATTCTTCAACAATAAACATGGCTAATAGCAACCTCAGATCAATCCCAAAAATGGTTCCGGTCGTGTGCATGTTCACCATCATCTCACTGTTTCTTTCTTTCCCGGTTATAGCTGACGAAATTTCAGCAAAGATTAGCTTAGAAACTTACATTGTCCGCGTAAACTCGCCGAAAGGCGGAGTTTTGGCTGATTCCGATGAACAGAAGAGCTGGTACCAGTCCTTCTTGCCGCAGGCCGAGGCGGGTTCCGACCGATTGGTTCACTCATATCGCCACGTGGCTAGCGGCTTCGCGGCGAAGCTCTCGCCGGAAGAAGTGAAAGAAATGGAGAAAATTGATGGCTTTGTTTCTGCAAGGCCTCAGAAAAGGTTTTCTCTGCACACAACTCACAGTCCTAATTTCTTGGGGCTGAACATGAACTTGGGCGTTTGGAACGCCACAAACTATGGTGAAGGTGTGATTATCGGAGTTTTGGACACCGGAATTACTCCAGGCCACCCCTCTTTTGATGGCGCGGATATGCCCCCGCCGCCTGCAAAGTGGAAGGGCAAGTGCGAATTCAACGGCACCGCGTGCAACAATAAGCTCATCGGCGCCAGGAATTTCATCAGCGGCACTTCAGGGCCGCCTGTCGATGATGAAGGCCACGGCACTCACACCGCAAGCACGGCCGCCGGAAACTTTGTCTCCGGAGCCAGCATTTTCGGGATGGCTAACGGCACGGCGGTAGGCATAGCGCCGCGAGCCCATCTGGCCATGTACAAAGTTTGCGCCCCCGATGGATGTGCCGAGACTGACATACTGGCGGCAATGGACGCCGCTATTGATGACGGTGTCGACgtgctttctctttctctcgGTGGAGCTTCAGTTGATTTCTACGCCGACGGTATTGCTATCGGCGCTTTCGCAGCTACTCAAAAGGGGATTTTGGTGAGCGCTTCGGCCGGGAATGACGGGCCGATCAGCTCTACATTGGCGAACGAAGCTCCATGGATTCTCACAGTTGGTGCTAGCACCATCGACAGAAACATAGTGGCTACGGCGGTGCTAGGAAACTCGGCTAAATACGACGGCGAGTCACTCTTTCAGCCTAGCGATTTCCCATCCGATAAATTCCTGCCTCTGATCGACGCTGGGGCCAGCGGCAATGAGACCGCCGCGCTGTGCGGGCCCGGCGCGCTAGCGAACCTGGACGTGAAAGGCAAGGTCGTGCTCTGTCAGAGAGGCGGCGGGATCGCGCGGATCGACAAGGGGCAGACCGTAAAGGACGCCGGCGGCGCTGCCATGATTCTGATGAACGACGAGCTAAATGCCTACAGCACCATAGCCGATCCCCACGTCCTCCCGCCACGCACGTGAGCTTCGACGCCGGCGACAAGATCCGATCATACGCGAACTCAACGTCGTCCCCCACGGCTACCATCGCCTTCAAAGGAACCGTGATCGGGAACCCGCTGGCCCCCGCGTTGTCGTCCTTCTCCTCGCGAGGGCCGAGTTTGGCCAGCCCGGGGATCCTGAAGCCCGACATCATCGGCCCCGGCGTCAGCATCCTCGCGGCGTGGCCGGTGTCCGTCGACAACTACACGAACGAGGCAGCGCCCTTCAACATGATCTCGGGCACCTCGATGTCGTGCCCGCACCTCAGCGGCGTGGCGGCGCTGCTCAAGAGCGCGCACCCCGACTGGTCCCCCGCCGCGATCAAATCCGCAATCATGACAACCGCCACGCAGTCCAACCTAGGCGGCAAGCCCATAGTCGACCAGACGAACCTCCCCGCCGACATCTTCGCCACAGGCGCGGGCCACGTGAACCCGCGGAGCGCGAACGATCCGGGGCTTGTCTACGACCTGAAGCCGGAAGACTACATTCCATACCTGTGCGGTCTGAACTACACGGACGAGGAGGTGCAGGCGATCGTGCAGCAGGCGGTCTCCTGCGCGAACGTGACGAGCATAAGCCAAGGGCAGCTGAACTACCCGTCGTTGGTGGTGGAGCTTCTCACTGATTCTGCGTCGGCGACGTTCACGAGAACGGTGAAGAATGTGGGAGAGGCGAACTCGAGATATGAGGGTGTGATCGATTTTCACGGCCCTCTACCAATCGGCATAAGCACGGACGCTGAACTTTTGTTTGCGGAAGTGAATCAAACAAAGACGTATCAGATTAGCTTCTTCAGACATGGCGCTACCAATCTCACCTACGGTCAAGGATCACTGATTTGGCAGTCGACGAAGCGCGCTGTTAGAATCCCGATTTCCATCAAATTTGCGTGATCACAAGtgtctttttttctttatcacGTGCTACAATTAAGTACAGTGGTGATAACATCATTGTCATTGTGCGTGTTCATAGATCAGACAATAAAATGATTTGAAGTGGGTCAAAAAACCAAATAACTGGCCTTCATAATATTTCctcttttctttgttttttggGTTGTTTTTGTCATTCCGTGGCGGCAAAAGAAGATTAATGTGCAATTTGATGGTTTCAATACGCCTCAAATATCTTTTCAAAAGAagatgacacaaattttaacaatagttaattatatattttataagtgaAAAATGAGTCCAACAGAAATAACAATTATAAAGATAATTATTAGTAAATTGTTTCCAAAATAGTTTAGAAAGATGTTTTAAGACGaattaaaatgtaaataaagGAATATGTTTGAGAGACcgaatactctcttcgtcccaataataatgtcccaaattttctttttgagcatttcatttataatgtctcaactcaaaaaagaaaatactaatTTGTTTATCTATTCTCTCTATATCTCTcctcatttattttatctctctctctcttattttatcatTACCTCTttcatttactttatctctctCTTACTATATttacattttcttaatttgtatGTTCCATTTTTTGGGACGTTATTATTGGGACAGAGAGAATAATTTTCTATATAATATGTACCACATAAGAGAACTATCAGAATAGGggagaaataaaatagaaattacTCTTTGTCTATGATAAAACttctcacttttctttttcggacgtctataatattttttttattctattgTTGGACTacaccccaccactaataatatagTTCATATTTATCcttaatttttacttttttacccCTCTCAAGTACAATATATTTTCACCATTATTAATACGCTCAACAATTTCATCTTAAAACTCATATCACTCCCTCCTAGAAGGGAGTGATTCTTTGAAAGAATTAGAAATCAATTCGTACCAACATGTATTTGTACGAACTGAttaatttggatttttttttataaaattacgATTTACAGTTTAGACTTGgcttttaaaaaatataaacaaaattaaatcataaattgtaattaattttatttatttattgtaataataataataataatatgtaagcatatattaaattatacaatATTATCTTCTGTTTTGAAGTGTCATTTTCTATTTGAGGTATATGACTCAATTTtatattactattattgttttgggttaatagccaaaaaatacacgaactatcaccaaatttgcaaattgtacatgaccttcaaaaatggcctcagaatacaccacctttttaattttgttgtaatttgcacacggcgaaaTTTCCGGTGATGAATAAGTTTGACGGGTGATTACGTGGACATTACATGGCATATTGCGTGGTATTTTTTACACGCTGTCAATGCACGCgtccaaaacgacgtcgttttggacgtctttctctctcaagtatctttctttctctctctctcactccctctcatcggtctctctctccccctcccCTGTCACGCCGTCACCTGCTCCGACGAACATAGAAACAATTTATCTGGTAGTTGCCCCTCTcatcggtctctctctctcttcttccctcCCCCTGCCACGCCCAAAATGTTGAGAGGGAGGCATCCATCTGCAATTTATCCTTcttgagccctaattccccttcTCTCTCATCTGCATTTTCAATTCCAGAGTTTGTGGATACGCAACAATTTCAAAACCTCTCACTAAAATCCCAAGTCGAAAATGAGGGAAACGGAGAGGCTCGGTATCTGGTAGTTGCCCCTCTCCGTTTGTCGATGATTTCCCCCAATTTCATCAAagtgaatagaatcacccttttaTGTTTATACCACACTCAACCAACTAGATTTTATCCAGTGTGTGTAGCAAACATTCAAGCAAAACTAATGCTTAATGCGTATACTGTTATGCCTTGTTGATCTCTGTCTGTCTGTAACGCTACAATTCCGATTCATTTGAGCTGTGATGATGAGTTTCTCTGAGTTGGGTCCGGCATGGAGGCGGATCTGACCCGTATCTTGGCGGGGCAAACCCGGAGGGCATTTCTATCTCTCTAGATCTAATGCAACTGGGTTTGCAGCCATGGCGGCGACTTCTCTTGCCTGTTTTTCGGTTTTTCCAGATCTGAGCCTCATTACCAATTACTTCTCCTCTTGCCTATTTTTCGATTTTTCCAGATCTGAGCCTCATTTCCAGGAGGAAGCCGGCGGCCGAGATTTGGAGAAGCGACGCCTCATCTGGATCTGGGCGGTTCGCCGGCCCAAGAGGAAGGCGGCAGCCGAGATTTGGAGAAGAAGGGGTGAGCGGCGgcggggggtgggggtgggggtgacaatatcatttttttctttttttaattttttctttttttaattgaaaaaagcttcacaaaacgacgtcgttttgtatgATCGCCGGTATGTCCACGTCTGCAAATTCCGGGAGACATGTCATCTAAGATTTAAGggatggtcaacgcatgtgcaaattacaacaaaattaaaaggtggtgtattctgaGGCCAtatatttttgaaggtcatgtacaatttgcaaatttggtgatagttcgtgtattttttggccattaACCTTATTGTTTTCTTATCTAATTATGATTGTTGTCCGTATCCATTAAGTTGTTGGGTAGTTCCAATATtaaactttttctttttattccgACTAATTATTGTGATCCTTTCCCTGAAAAAAAAGGTGATCCTTGTGTTTATTACAATATTTAAATTGTTTCGTTGAATCTTTGTGACAAAAGTTGAAGATGTGAACTTTTTGGGTTTTTGCTAAAAGTGTTATCCTAGTGCTAAGTGAGTGAGACATGAACTTATTTCATTTATAGTATCTTACAATGTGTTTTgatattttttctattattttttaatacaagtacaattttttatacttttgaAGACTTTAGATATTTGGTTTTCTTAACTATTAAATATGAAAATGGGAACAAAAATAGGTGTAATCTAATAAATATAATCGCATTAAATCGtatgaatttgatttgattttaatacTAATACAATTTAGTTTGATGTTAAACTAGATATTTTGGTTTGGTTTTGAAACAGCAGCATATCAAACCGCACACGCAACTAATGATAACATTTAGAAAAacagaaaaatatattataagcATAActttaagatatatattaatttggggttaaaaaagaaaagatgtaTATTAGTAATTTGTTTCTTTCTAATTAAATCCAATAACATAGTGCCCAAACATCATATCAACTGAAGCTGCAAAAGACTAAGTCAGGCCGATGCGTCGCAGCTAATATCAAAACTCTTTCAACGTTTAATTTTTGCTTATATTATCTTTAGCCCGGAGCTTGCAATTGTCATCACTCGGAATGTGGAATCTTTCACCAGCTTGATGCAAACCTTTATCTTTTTTCCTTTGACATTCATAATACCATATTTCAACTATGGATTCTTGTTATAAAACTACAACCAAGTTGTTGTCCTATACAGAAATTATTCCAAAGGATCATAAATGTGGGAGACCGATCATAGTGATGAAGCACTATTAACAGATACTATAAACACAGAACCACCTATATTCCATTTCACATTCTTACATTCTATGACATGATGGCTCACCCCAAGCGTATACTGAAGCAACAACTCAGTACTAAAGATCAAATACGAGATGAAATATTACTTTTTGACAACGAGAATTGAGAATTTGAAAAGTATCAAGATATATTCCTCTACCGCCCAGGCAGCATATAATtagcatctatatatgtatCAATCAAACTCTCATGTCAAAATTAtcagaatattttttttcttctatattAGAAGAAATTCCGCCGGCCATTTCCTTCACCATATTCCCTATAAATAATTAGACTGAACTGAACAAGTTATCAAAGCAAGCAGAATTAGTAATCATAGTTCCAACCATGGCTCTGCATAAGATATTAGTCTTCTCTGTCTTCTTCACACTCGTCTATGGCGAACAATTTCCTTCCTCCAAAAACGTAAAGACTGAGCTGAAGACATACATTGTTCATGTCAATAAGCTAGACACAAGCACTGATCCCTCTCTATCCGACGACACGAAAAGCTACCACGAATCGTTTCTGCCTGTGAGCACCACCACAACAGACTCCTCTGCAGAAAACCGGCAGCTGATCTACTCGTACCAGAACGCGATCAGCGGCTTCTCAGCAAGGCTGACTGCCGAAGAAGTCGAAGCAATGAAGGCCAAGGATGGTTTCATCTCAGCACGTCCAGAAAGGACATACCGGCGATTCACAACCCATTCTCCCAACTTCCTTGGGTTGCATCCAGAGACGGGGCTCTGGAA
This window encodes:
- the LOC131026088 gene encoding LOW QUALITY PROTEIN: subtilisin-like protease (The sequence of the model RefSeq protein was modified relative to this genomic sequence to represent the inferred CDS: inserted 1 base in 1 codon) — protein: MANSNLRSIPKMVPVVCMFTIISLFLSFPVIADEISAKISLETYIVRVNSPKGGVLADSDEQKSWYQSFLPQAEAGSDRLVHSYRHVASGFAAKLSPEEVKEMEKIDGFVSARPQKRFSLHTTHSPNFLGLNMNLGVWNATNYGEGVIIGVLDTGITPGHPSFDGADMPPPPAKWKGKCEFNGTACNNKLIGARNFISGTSGPPVDDEGHGTHTASTAAGNFVSGASIFGMANGTAVGIAPRAHLAMYKVCAPDGCAETDILAAMDAAIDDGVDVLSLSLGGASVDFYADGIAIGAFAATQKGILVSASAGNDGPISSTLANEAPWILTVGASTIDRNIVATAVLGNSAKYDGESLFQPSDFPSDKFLPLIDAGASGNETAALCGPGALANLDVKGKVVLCQRGGGIARIDKGQTVKDAGGAAMILMNDELNAYSTIADPHVLPPRXVSFDAGDKIRSYANSTSSPTATIAFKGTVIGNPLAPALSSFSSRGPSLASPGILKPDIIGPGVSILAAWPVSVDNYTNEAAPFNMISGTSMSCPHLSGVAALLKSAHPDWSPAAIKSAIMTTATQSNLGGKPIVDQTNLPADIFATGAGHVNPRSANDPGLVYDLKPEDYIPYLCGLNYTDEEVQAIVQQAVSCANVTSISQGQLNYPSLVVELLTDSASATFTRTVKNVGEANSRYEGVIDFHGPLPIGISTDAELLFAEVNQTKTYQISFFRHGATNLTYGQGSLIWQSTKRAVRIPISIKFA